The following proteins come from a genomic window of Novosphingobium sp. P6W:
- a CDS encoding IS3 family transposase (programmed frameshift): MPSKKHKPEEIIGKLREVEIVLAQGASTAEACRRIAVSEQTYYRWRKEYGGLKTDQARRMKDLEKENQRLRRAISDLTLDKLILQEAAKGKLLSPARRRRCIDHVRREFPVSERRICRVLGQHRSTQRKMPRGADDEQALTEDIIALAKQYGRYGYRRVTALLCHAGWTVNHKRVERIWRREGLKVPQRQPKRGRLWLNDGSCIRLRPEYPGHVWAYDFVEGRTHDGRKFRILTIIDEASRECLALVVARRLRHEDVLAALADLFISRGPPAHIRSDNGSEFIATAVQQWLGQIGVKTLYITPGSPWENGYNESFNGSLRDELLNGEIFYSLAEAKVLIEAWRRHYNTVRPHSSLGYRPPAPETATPPYPASGSASLHLRPDMAAMGLIH; this comes from the exons ATGCCGAGCAAGAAGCACAAGCCGGAAGAGATCATCGGCAAGCTGCGTGAAGTTGAGATTGTGCTAGCGCAGGGAGCCTCGACTGCCGAGGCATGCCGGCGGATCGCGGTCAGCGAGCAGACCTATTATCGGTGGCGCAAGGAGTATGGCGGCCTGAAGACCGATCAGGCGCGGCGGATGAAGGATCTGGAGAAGGAGAACCAGCGGCTTCGCCGTGCGATCTCGGACCTGACGCTGGACAAGCTGATCCTGCAGGAGGCGGCAA AAGGGAAACTTCTAAGCCCCGCGCGGCGGCGACGCTGCATTGATCATGTGCGACGAGAGTTTCCGGTATCCGAGCGACGGATATGCCGGGTGCTGGGTCAGCATCGATCGACGCAGCGCAAGATGCCGCGCGGGGCGGATGACGAACAGGCACTGACCGAGGACATCATTGCATTGGCGAAGCAATATGGTCGTTACGGCTACCGCCGGGTCACGGCGTTGCTGTGCCATGCAGGGTGGACGGTGAACCATAAACGTGTCGAGCGGATATGGCGGCGTGAAGGACTGAAAGTCCCGCAGCGCCAGCCAAAGCGCGGGCGTCTATGGCTCAATGACGGATCCTGCATCCGCCTGCGGCCGGAATATCCGGGACATGTATGGGCCTACGACTTCGTCGAAGGGCGCACGCATGATGGCCGCAAGTTCCGCATCCTGACCATCATCGATGAGGCCAGCCGGGAGTGCCTGGCGCTCGTCGTGGCGCGTCGGCTCAGGCATGAGGATGTTCTGGCGGCCTTAGCCGACCTGTTCATCTCGCGCGGCCCTCCGGCACATATACGGTCCGATAATGGCAGCGAATTTATCGCGACCGCCGTCCAGCAATGGCTGGGGCAGATCGGCGTGAAGACGCTCTACATCACGCCGGGATCACCATGGGAGAATGGCTATAACGAAAGCTTCAACGGGTCGCTTCGCGACGAACTGCTCAACGGCGAGATCTTCTACAGCCTCGCCGAAGCCAAGGTGCTGATCGAAGCTTGGCGGCGGCATTACAACACCGTCCGCCCGCATAGCAGTCTGGGATACCGACCACCGGCACCGGAAACGGCGACACCGCCATATCCGGCCTCCGGTTCCGCTTCGCTCCACCTCCGACCGGATATGGCGGCGATGGGCTTAATCCACTAA
- a CDS encoding DUF6771 family protein — protein MARAPQWVRHDLESKDPVIRVRAEETLAAQIAAALRQNKDIKLGQPTA, from the coding sequence ATCGCGCGCGCTCCGCAATGGGTCCGCCATGATCTGGAGTCCAAAGATCCCGTGATCCGCGTCCGTGCCGAGGAGACTCTTGCGGCGCAGATCGCCGCGGCCCTTCGTCAGAACAAAGACATCAAATTAGGCCAACCGACTGCCTGA
- a CDS encoding tyrosine-type recombinase/integrase — protein sequence MPLVTTLRTAERVVIDAPLLEAFQAAASRHTLLALRSDLTAFDLWCREHRRITLPANAQDVADYLKYRAGQGAKPASLARYKASIARLHQLLGQVDPTTAPLVKLTLAAIRRDKGVAQRQAAPLRFKGPVSDIERDPARGLNLRALLESCGADPMGLRDRALLSFAYDTGLRASELVAVTLEDIIPATDPDARLLTIARSKGDSEGEGATAFLSPRTVRAVDAWAAAAGIVTGPLFRRVIVRHYKARARVPGRDLSTISGREIWDLRKTLPKPAVPARTEYSFGDTALHPGSIGPIWRAIIRRAFDQGALPDLTKDDLAHLLTRVSGHSTRVGLNQDLFASGEDLAGIMDALRWKSPRMPLAYNRNLAAEHGAAGRLMKKLG from the coding sequence CTGCCGCTGGTGACCACATTGCGTACGGCCGAAAGGGTCGTGATTGATGCGCCCCTGCTCGAGGCCTTCCAGGCCGCCGCCTCGCGCCATACCCTGCTGGCGCTGCGCTCGGACCTGACCGCTTTCGATCTGTGGTGCCGCGAGCACCGCCGGATCACGCTGCCGGCGAATGCGCAGGATGTCGCCGACTATCTCAAGTACCGGGCAGGGCAGGGGGCCAAACCTGCCTCACTCGCGCGCTACAAAGCCTCAATCGCCCGGCTGCACCAGTTGCTCGGCCAGGTCGATCCCACCACCGCGCCGCTGGTCAAGCTGACCCTGGCTGCGATCCGCCGCGACAAAGGCGTGGCCCAGCGCCAGGCGGCGCCGCTGCGCTTCAAGGGGCCCGTTTCGGACATTGAGCGCGATCCGGCGCGCGGACTGAACCTGCGCGCGCTGCTCGAGAGCTGTGGCGCCGATCCCATGGGCCTGCGCGACCGCGCGCTGCTCAGTTTTGCCTACGACACGGGTCTGCGCGCCAGCGAACTGGTCGCGGTTACGTTGGAAGACATCATCCCCGCAACCGATCCCGACGCCCGGCTGCTGACCATCGCGCGTAGCAAGGGCGACAGCGAAGGGGAGGGCGCCACCGCGTTCCTCAGCCCGAGGACCGTGCGCGCGGTGGACGCGTGGGCGGCAGCGGCCGGCATCGTCACTGGCCCTTTATTCCGGCGGGTCATCGTGCGGCACTACAAGGCGCGGGCCCGGGTACCCGGACGCGACCTGTCGACGATATCGGGGCGGGAGATTTGGGACCTGCGCAAGACGTTGCCTAAGCCTGCAGTTCCGGCGCGCACCGAATACAGCTTCGGCGATACCGCTCTGCATCCGGGCTCGATCGGGCCAATCTGGCGGGCGATCATCCGGCGGGCTTTCGACCAGGGGGCTTTGCCGGATCTGACGAAAGATGACCTGGCGCACCTGCTAACGCGGGTCAGCGGCCATTCTACGCGGGTCGGGCTCAACCAGGACCTGTTCGCCAGCGGCGAGGATCTTGCAGGGATCATGGATGCTTTGCGCTGGAAAAGCCCACGCATGCCGCTTGCCTATAATCGGAACCTAGCGGCCGAGCACGGGGCTGCCGGACGGCTCATGAAGAAGCTTGGGTAA
- the traA gene encoding Ti-type conjugative transfer relaxase TraA: MAIYHFSAKVISRASGSSAVAAAAYRSASRLRDERLDRAHDFSNKAGVVHSEILLPEGAPEEWRDRERLWNDVEAIEVRKDAQVAREVEFAIPREMSQADGIELARDFVEREFVARGMVADLNVHWDIGEDGNPKPHAHVMLGMRELTEEGFGPKVRDWNRTELLTQWREAWANHVNERLAQLDIDARVDHRSLEAQGIDLEPQHKIGPAASRMAAQGLESERLEEHHAIARGNGAKILADPAIAIDAITHQQATFTTRDLAMFVHRHSEGKDQFDQVMAAVRTSPELVKLGKDGRGEDRFTSRSMIETERRLENATIRLDAGRRHGVPDRMQDAALARAEQRGLILSPEQRGAFEHVTGSRGLSSVIGYAGTGKSAMLGVAREAWEAAGYEIRGAALSGIAAENLENGSAIASRTIAGMEHQWDQGRELLTDRSILVIDEAGMIGTRQMERIVSEAEKRGAKVVLVGDPEQLQAIEAGASFRSVAERHGSVEITTIRRQEIDWQRDATRHLATGRTGEALAAYEEAGHIHAAETRAGAREALIERWDRDRKARPDASRLILTHTNDEVRLLNEAARERMYAAGDLGEDVILQVERGDRDFARGERVMFLKNERSLRVKNGSLGTIQSVNAVSMAVTLDDGRSIDFDLKDYAHVDHGYAATIHKAQGVSINDVHVLATPGLDRHASYVALSRHKAHVDMHYGTDDFADRDRLVRTLGRERGKDMASDYGAARDAAADVKPERSIFDGLRLGGDRHRSAPSAERSSPSAQVIDDGDDAHEAALRRERTQALKRHARAVDAIFTAQDEGGRPTPEQYGELNDARKHFDALRPHGARDAEAAYREDPSLAREAASGSINRTIRALQLETELRTNPELRANRFISRWKALGAESNRQYVAGEMSGMRATRAVMADMAESLHRDPQLESVLAQRKQQLGINMTTGRSLGHDLAFSVGIDIGRGRGLGL; this comes from the coding sequence ATGGCGATCTACCACTTCTCGGCCAAAGTCATATCGCGCGCGTCCGGCTCGTCTGCCGTGGCAGCGGCCGCCTACCGCTCGGCCTCGCGGCTGCGCGACGAGCGGCTCGATCGTGCCCATGACTTCTCCAACAAGGCCGGCGTCGTCCATTCCGAGATCCTGCTCCCCGAGGGCGCGCCCGAAGAGTGGCGCGACCGCGAGCGGCTGTGGAACGACGTCGAGGCGATCGAGGTGCGCAAGGACGCGCAGGTCGCCCGCGAAGTGGAGTTCGCCATCCCGCGCGAGATGAGCCAGGCCGACGGGATCGAGCTGGCCCGCGACTTCGTCGAACGCGAGTTCGTGGCGCGCGGTATGGTCGCCGACCTCAATGTGCACTGGGATATCGGCGAGGACGGAAACCCCAAACCCCATGCCCATGTGATGCTGGGTATGCGCGAGCTGACCGAGGAAGGCTTTGGTCCCAAGGTCCGCGACTGGAACCGCACCGAACTGCTCACCCAATGGCGCGAGGCCTGGGCTAACCATGTCAACGAGAGGCTGGCACAGCTCGACATCGATGCCCGCGTCGATCATCGCTCGCTGGAGGCGCAGGGGATCGATCTGGAACCCCAGCACAAGATCGGTCCCGCCGCCTCGCGCATGGCGGCCCAGGGGCTGGAAAGCGAGCGGCTCGAGGAACATCACGCCATCGCCCGCGGCAACGGCGCAAAGATCCTCGCCGACCCGGCAATCGCGATCGATGCGATCACTCACCAGCAGGCAACTTTCACCACCCGCGACCTTGCGATGTTCGTGCACCGGCATAGCGAAGGGAAGGACCAGTTCGATCAGGTGATGGCGGCGGTGCGCACTTCTCCCGAGCTGGTCAAGCTGGGCAAGGACGGGCGCGGCGAGGACCGCTTCACTTCGCGCTCGATGATCGAGACCGAGCGGCGGCTCGAGAACGCCACCATTCGCCTCGATGCGGGTCGGCGCCACGGCGTGCCCGACCGGATGCAGGACGCGGCGCTGGCGCGCGCCGAGCAGCGCGGGCTGATCCTGTCGCCCGAGCAGCGCGGCGCCTTCGAGCATGTGACCGGCAGCCGAGGGCTCAGCTCGGTGATCGGCTATGCCGGCACCGGCAAGAGCGCGATGCTCGGTGTAGCCCGCGAGGCCTGGGAGGCAGCCGGCTACGAGATACGCGGCGCGGCGTTGTCGGGCATCGCCGCCGAGAACCTCGAGAACGGCTCGGCGATCGCCTCGCGCACGATCGCCGGCATGGAGCATCAGTGGGACCAGGGACGCGAGCTGCTGACCGACCGCTCTATCCTCGTCATCGACGAAGCCGGGATGATCGGCACGCGCCAGATGGAGCGCATCGTCTCGGAAGCCGAGAAGCGCGGCGCCAAGGTCGTGTTGGTCGGCGATCCCGAGCAGCTGCAGGCGATCGAGGCCGGCGCCTCGTTCCGCTCGGTCGCCGAGCGGCACGGCAGCGTCGAGATCACCACCATCCGCCGCCAGGAAATCGACTGGCAGCGCGATGCCACCCGGCATCTCGCGACCGGGCGGACGGGTGAGGCGCTGGCCGCATACGAGGAGGCGGGGCACATCCACGCTGCGGAGACGCGCGCGGGGGCAAGGGAAGCGCTGATCGAACGGTGGGACCGGGATCGCAAGGCCCGGCCCGATGCGAGCCGGCTCATTCTCACCCATACCAACGACGAAGTGCGGCTGCTCAACGAGGCCGCGCGCGAGCGCATGTATGCGGCCGGGGACCTCGGCGAGGACGTCATCCTGCAGGTCGAGCGCGGCGACCGCGACTTCGCCAGAGGGGAGCGGGTCATGTTCCTCAAGAACGAGCGCAGCCTGAGGGTGAAGAACGGCTCTCTCGGTACGATCCAGAGCGTCAATGCCGTCAGTATGGCGGTCACGCTCGACGACGGGCGCTCGATCGACTTTGACCTGAAGGACTACGCCCATGTCGATCACGGCTATGCCGCGACGATCCACAAGGCGCAGGGTGTGTCCATCAACGACGTCCATGTGCTGGCGACCCCGGGGCTCGATCGCCATGCGTCCTATGTGGCGCTGTCACGGCACAAGGCCCACGTCGACATGCACTATGGCACAGATGACTTTGCCGATCGCGACCGGCTCGTGCGCACCCTTGGGCGCGAGCGTGGCAAGGACATGGCGTCGGACTACGGCGCCGCGCGCGACGCGGCTGCGGATGTCAAACCGGAACGGAGCATCTTCGATGGACTGCGGCTTGGTGGTGACCGGCATCGCAGCGCTCCATCGGCCGAGCGGTCATCACCTTCGGCCCAGGTCATCGACGACGGTGACGACGCTCACGAGGCCGCCTTGCGGCGGGAGCGCACGCAGGCGCTCAAGCGCCATGCCCGGGCGGTCGATGCTATCTTCACGGCCCAGGACGAAGGTGGCCGTCCTACCCCCGAGCAGTACGGCGAGCTAAACGATGCACGCAAACATTTCGATGCGCTGCGGCCGCATGGCGCGCGCGACGCCGAAGCTGCCTATCGCGAGGATCCGAGTCTCGCGCGCGAAGCGGCGAGTGGGAGCATCAATCGCACGATCCGAGCGCTCCAGCTCGAGACCGAATTGCGGACCAATCCCGAGCTGCGTGCGAACCGCTTCATCAGCCGTTGGAAGGCGCTAGGGGCAGAAAGCAACAGGCAGTACGTTGCGGGTGAGATGAGCGGGATGCGAGCCACGCGAGCAGTGATGGCTGACATGGCGGAAAGTCTGCACCGCGACCCGCAGCTGGAGTCGGTGCTGGCCCAGCGAAAGCAGCAGCTTGGCATCAATATGACCACTGGCCGCTCGCTTGGCCATGATCTGGCTTTCAGCGTCGGGATCGATATCGGTCGCGGTCGGGGGCTGGGGTTGTAA
- a CDS encoding conjugal transfer protein TraD: protein MRKPRDYDAELKALGDKARQLKARRTSQLGELVVATGADALTSEELAGALIAIAATAEPAKREAWRKRGAAFFSGERALEPEQHRPGAGSEPRRPAAEPGGHEPARSEQGTT, encoded by the coding sequence ATGCGCAAACCACGGGACTACGACGCCGAGCTGAAAGCTCTGGGCGACAAGGCCCGGCAACTCAAAGCGCGTAGGACAAGCCAGCTCGGCGAGCTGGTCGTGGCAACCGGCGCCGACGCCCTGACATCGGAGGAACTGGCCGGCGCGCTGATCGCCATCGCCGCGACCGCCGAGCCGGCGAAGCGGGAGGCATGGCGCAAGCGGGGCGCCGCGTTCTTTTCAGGCGAGCGGGCACTCGAGCCGGAACAGCATCGCCCAGGCGCTGGCAGCGAGCCGCGCCGGCCTGCGGCGGAACCGGGCGGCCATGAACCGGCTCGCAGCGAACAGGGCACGACATGA
- a CDS encoding conjugal transfer protein TraD: MKRRERTRHLIELGGLVVKSGLVELVEDDRAVLLGLLVEAAARLRGDYREQSLTLWQRRGARAFAQDKAEPDAQAERSVLQRSDPT, translated from the coding sequence GTGAAGCGGCGGGAACGCACCCGGCATCTGATCGAGCTCGGCGGGCTCGTAGTGAAGTCCGGGCTGGTCGAGCTGGTCGAGGATGACCGCGCCGTCCTGCTCGGTCTGCTGGTGGAGGCAGCCGCCAGGCTGCGCGGCGACTACCGCGAGCAAAGCCTCACGCTATGGCAGCGGCGCGGTGCACGTGCCTTCGCGCAGGATAAGGCCGAGCCGGATGCACAGGCGGAACGCTCCGTCCTGCAGCGTTCGGATCCTACCTAG
- a CDS encoding DUF6771 family protein: MDDNLNTIILRVLGRTPQWIRHDLDAKDDALRQRAEETLAAMIASAVREGTADSAAA, from the coding sequence ATGGACGACAATCTCAATACCATTATCCTGCGGGTGCTCGGACGGACACCGCAATGGATTCGGCACGACCTCGACGCCAAGGACGATGCCCTGCGCCAGCGCGCGGAGGAGACGCTCGCCGCGATGATCGCCAGCGCCGTTCGGGAGGGAACCGCAGACTCGGCTGCGGCTTAA
- a CDS encoding AAA family ATPase, with amino-acid sequence MGADHEGWVFFDRGLIDAALALVHASGDPVAELLCREHRYHREVFLTPPWPEIYRQDADRRHDIASALDKYERLLAAYPRLGYNVVILPKAPIEDRAAFLLERLGA; translated from the coding sequence GTGGGGGCAGATCATGAGGGATGGGTCTTCTTCGATCGCGGACTGATCGATGCCGCGCTCGCACTCGTGCACGCCAGCGGCGATCCGGTGGCCGAGCTCCTTTGCCGCGAGCACCGCTACCACCGTGAAGTTTTCCTGACCCCGCCCTGGCCAGAAATCTATCGCCAGGATGCCGATCGCCGGCACGACATCGCCTCGGCTCTCGACAAGTACGAACGTCTGCTCGCCGCCTATCCGCGCCTGGGCTATAATGTGGTGATCCTGCCGAAGGCGCCGATCGAGGACCGCGCCGCTTTTCTGCTCGAACGGTTGGGCGCCTGA
- a CDS encoding IS3 family transposase (programmed frameshift), translating to MPSKKHKPEEIIGKLREVEIVLAQGASTAEACRRIAVSEQTYYRWRKEYGGLKTDQARRMKDLEKENQRLRRAISDLTLDKLILQEAAPGKLLSPARRRRCIDQVRRDLPVRVSERRICRVLGQHRSTQRKMPRGADDEQALTEDIIALAKQYGRYGYRRVTALLCHAGWTVNHKRVERIWRREGLKVPQRQPKRGRLWLNDGSCIRLRPEYPGHVWAYDFVEGRTHDGRKFRILTIIDEASRECLALVVARRLRHEDVLAALADLFISRGPPAHIRSDNGSEFIATAVQQWLGQIGVKTLYITPGSPWENGYNESFNGSLRDELLNGEIFYSLAEAKVLIEAWRRHYNTVRPHSSLGYRPPAPETATPPYPASGSASLHLRPDMAAMGLIH from the exons ATGCCGAGCAAGAAGCACAAGCCGGAAGAGATCATCGGCAAGCTGCGTGAAGTTGAGATTGTGCTAGCGCAGGGAGCCTCGACTGCCGAGGCATGCCGGCGGATCGCGGTCAGCGAGCAGACCTATTATCGGTGGCGCAAGGAGTATGGCGGCCTGAAGACCGATCAGGCGCGGCGGATGAAGGATCTGGAGAAGGAGAACCAGCGGCTGCGCCGGGCGATCTCGGACCTGACGCTGGACAAGCTGATCCTGCAGGAGGCTGCAC CGGGGAAACTTCTGAGCCCCGCGCGGCGGCGGCGCTGCATCGATCAGGTACGACGGGATCTGCCAGTCCGGGTATCCGAGCGACGGATATGCCGGGTGCTGGGTCAGCATCGATCGACGCAGCGCAAGATGCCGCGCGGGGCAGATGACGAACAGGCACTGACCGAGGACATCATTGCATTGGCGAAGCAATATGGTCGTTACGGCTACCGCCGGGTCACGGCGTTGCTGTGTCATGCAGGGTGGACGGTGAACCATAAACGTGTCGAGCGGATATGGCGGCGTGAAGGACTGAAAGTCCCGCAGCGCCAGCCAAAGCGCGGGCGTCTATGGCTCAATGACGGATCGTGCATCCGCCTGCGGCCGGAATATCCGGGACATGTATGGGCCTACGACTTCGTCGAAGGGCGCACGCATGATGGCCGCAAGTTCCGCATCCTGACCATCATCGATGAGGCCAGCCGGGAGTGCCTGGCGCTCGTCGTGGCGCGTCGGCTCAGGCATGAGGATGTTCTGGCGGCCTTAGCCGACCTGTTCATCTCGCGCGGCCCTCCGGCACATATACGGTCCGATAATGGCAGCGAATTTATCGCGACCGCCGTCCAGCAATGGCTGGGGCAGATCGGCGTGAAGACGCTCTACATCACGCCGGGATCACCATGGGAGAATGGCTATAACGAAAGCTTCAACGGGTCGCTTCGCGACGAACTGCTCAACGGCGAGATCTTCTACAGCCTCGCCGAAGCCAAGGTGCTGATCGAAGCTTGGCGGCGGCATTACAACACCGTCCGCCCGCATAGCAGTCTGGGATACCGACCACCGGCACCGGAAACAGCGACACCGCCATATCCGGCCTCCGGTTCCGCTTCGCTCCACCTCCGACCGGATATGGCGGCGATGGGCTTAATCCACTAA
- a CDS encoding AAA family ATPase, which yields MTRPISDRFVVISGCSGGGKSTLLAELARRGHAVVKEPGRRVIAETLAGDGSALPWIDMQAFARRAIEVSLRDRTDARRHE from the coding sequence ATGACCCGCCCTATATCGGACAGGTTCGTCGTGATCTCCGGCTGCTCGGGCGGTGGCAAATCGACCCTGCTCGCCGAATTGGCGCGGCGCGGGCACGCCGTCGTCAAAGAGCCCGGCCGGCGGGTGATCGCCGAGACACTGGCCGGCGACGGATCTGCGCTGCCCTGGATCGACATGCAGGCCTTTGCCCGCCGCGCGATCGAGGTTTCGTTGCGGGATCGCACGGATGCCCGGCGCCATGAGTGA